A single region of the Bos mutus isolate GX-2022 chromosome 17, NWIPB_WYAK_1.1, whole genome shotgun sequence genome encodes:
- the PPP1CC gene encoding serine/threonine-protein phosphatase PP1-gamma catalytic subunit, which yields MADIDKLNIDSIIQRLLEVRGSKPGKNVQLQENEIRGLCLKSREIFLSQPILLELEAPLKICGDIHGQYYDLLRLFEYGGFPPESNYLFLGDYVDRGKQSLETICLLLAYKIKYPENFFLLRGNHECASINRIYGFYDECKRRYNIKLWKTFTDCFNCLPIAAIVDEKIFCCHGGLSPDLQSMEQIRRIMRPTDVPDQGLLCDLLWSDPDKDVLGWGENDRGVSFTFGAEVVAKFLHKHDLDLICRAHQVVEDGYEFFAKRQLVTLFSAPNYCGEFDNAGAMMSVDETLMCSFQILKPAEKKKPNATRPVTPPRVTSGLNPSIQKASNYRNNTVLYE from the exons TGAGAGGGTCCAAGCCTGGTAAGAATGTCCAGCTACAGGAGAATGAAATCAGAGGACTGTGCTTAAAGTCCCGAGAGATCTTTCTCAGTCAGCCTATCCTGCTAGAACTTGAAGCACCACTCAAGATATGTG GTGATATCCATGGGCAATACTATGATTTGCTTCGACTTTTTGAGTACGGTGGTTTCCCACCAGAAAGCAATTACCTGTTTCTTGGGGACTATGTGGACAGGGGAAAACAATCACTGGAGACTATCTGCCTCTTGTTGGCTTACAAAATCAAATATCccgagaatttttttcttctcagaggaAACCACGAATGTGCCAGCATCAATAGAATTTATGGATTTTATGATGAAT gtaaaagaagatataacattaAACTATGGAAAACTTTCACAGACTGCTTTAACTGTTTACCGATAGCAGCCATCGTGGATGAGAAAATATTCTGCTGTCATGGAG GTTTATCACCAGATCTTCAATCTATGGAGCAGATTCGGCGAATTATGCGACCAACTGATGTACCAGATCAAGGTCTTCTTTGTGATCTTTTGTGGTCTGACCCCGATAAAGATGTCTTAGGCTGGGGTGAAAATGACAGAGGAGTGTCCTTCACATTTGGTGCAGAAGTGGTTGCAAAATTTCTCCATAAGCATGATTTGGATCTTATATGTAGAGCCCATCAG GTGGTTGAAGATGGATACGAATTTTTTGCAAAGAGGCAGTTGGTCACTCTGTTTTCTGCGCCCAATTATTGTGGAGAGTTTGACAATGCAGGTGCCATGATGAGTGTGGACGAAACACTAATGTGTTCTTTTCAG ATATTAAAGCCTGCAGAGAAAAAGAAGCCTAATGCCACGAGACCCGTCACACCTCCAAGGG TTACATCAGGCCTGAACCCGTCCATTCAGAAAGCTTCAAATTATAGAAACAATACTGTTCTATACGAGTGA